From the genome of Streptomyces sp. NBC_01317, one region includes:
- a CDS encoding PspC domain-containing protein — MTPPPPQPPPAPAAPPESAPGSPASPGFPESPDSPASPGTAPGPHLTRSPRQKVFAGVCGGLGRYCDVDPVIFRIVVGVLSVTGGIGLIFYGFAWLLIPQEGEDENEGRRLLSGRVDGASLIAVLLALIGCGLFLSMVGNGGTLGFAAMLSIAVAGSAVWSRRRRGAAPAGGPLDAATAHTVAEAPPETKAPPSPGGPSWWRDPIVKDGTTGPVGGDYLWGPEGVAETPWPGRDDPAPSRPLGPPGPRGIGGAVFLLALVAGGLGTGLSWDTQPLGTSLQIGLSAALAVFGTGLAVSAFLGRTGLGTLFLAVVTGGLLAASASIPKDITTEWGRETWTPVSYSVVQPRYQLGSGVGTLDLGGLSVPAGRTVRTHAEVGAGQLKVVVPRGATVVVRAEAGLGDLRLPGRPPNDVDISLGNKQSSTLAPRAGADPAGTIVLDVYVGFGQVEVTRAAS, encoded by the coding sequence ATGACCCCGCCGCCGCCCCAGCCGCCTCCCGCGCCTGCCGCGCCTCCCGAGTCCGCCCCGGGCTCTCCGGCGTCTCCCGGATTCCCGGAGTCCCCGGATTCCCCGGCGTCCCCCGGCACGGCGCCCGGTCCGCACCTGACGCGCAGCCCGCGCCAGAAGGTGTTCGCCGGGGTGTGCGGGGGCCTCGGCCGGTACTGCGACGTCGACCCGGTCATCTTCCGGATCGTCGTCGGGGTGCTCTCGGTGACCGGTGGTATCGGTCTGATCTTCTACGGCTTCGCGTGGCTGCTGATCCCGCAGGAGGGCGAGGACGAGAACGAGGGCCGCAGGCTCCTGTCAGGACGGGTCGACGGCGCCTCCCTCATCGCGGTGCTGCTCGCGCTGATCGGCTGCGGGCTGTTCCTGTCGATGGTGGGCAACGGGGGCACGCTGGGCTTCGCGGCGATGCTCTCGATCGCGGTCGCCGGTTCGGCGGTCTGGTCCCGGCGGCGCCGGGGGGCCGCGCCCGCCGGCGGCCCGCTCGACGCGGCGACGGCGCACACGGTGGCGGAGGCGCCGCCCGAGACGAAGGCGCCGCCCTCGCCCGGCGGTCCGTCCTGGTGGCGGGACCCGATCGTGAAGGACGGCACCACGGGTCCGGTCGGCGGCGACTACCTGTGGGGCCCGGAGGGCGTGGCCGAGACCCCCTGGCCGGGCCGGGACGACCCGGCCCCGTCCCGCCCCCTCGGTCCCCCTGGGCCGCGCGGCATCGGCGGTGCGGTCTTCCTGCTGGCGCTGGTCGCGGGCGGTCTCGGCACGGGCCTGTCCTGGGACACCCAGCCCCTCGGTACGAGCCTCCAGATCGGCCTGTCGGCGGCGCTCGCGGTCTTCGGGACCGGGCTCGCGGTGAGCGCGTTCCTGGGCCGTACGGGCCTGGGCACGCTGTTCCTCGCGGTGGTCACGGGCGGCCTGCTCGCCGCGTCCGCCTCGATTCCCAAGGACATCACCACGGAGTGGGGCCGCGAGACCTGGACACCGGTCTCGTACAGCGTCGTGCAGCCCCGCTACCAGCTCGGCTCCGGGGTCGGCACGCTCGATCTGGGCGGCCTCTCGGTCCCGGCCGGGCGGACGGTCCGTACCCACGCGGAGGTCGGCGCCGGGCAGTTGAAGGTGGTCGTCCCGCGCGGGGCGACGGTGGTGGTACGGGCCGAGGCGGGCCTCGGGGACCTGAGGCTGCCGGGACGGCCGCCGAACGACGTGGACATCTCCCTCGGCAACAAACAGAGCAGCACGCTCGCGCCGCGGGCCGGCGCGGACCCGGCCGGCACGATCGTGCTGGACGTCTATGTCGGTTTCGGACAGGTGGAGGTGACCCGTGCCGCGTCATGA
- a CDS encoding serine/threonine-protein kinase, whose translation MGNDGGRANEPTSYGLQPPDARGAANAARVDQAHRVPPRVEGVPTPVRAGGSGGDPAVGRVLGGRYRLVSRLGHGGMGTVWLAHDEVVDRDVAVKEPRVPDHLGERTRDLVYLRMQREARSAARIDHPSVVTMHDVVIEDAKPWIVMELVRGHSLGDRLQEGTLDPREAARIGLAVLDALTAAHEQGVLHRDVKPDNILLGRGDRVVLSDFGIAQVEGEQGLTETGSFVGSPEFIAPERVLGQRPGPESDLWSLGVVLYAAVEGLSPYRRSNTPATLQAVLSAEPQTPARASGPLGTLVMRLLRKDPASRPDPAEIRQILTEVSRPPVAAAPPRVLDGPAPPAVTGLAAWVPPVLHRNRPARYGLGAATVAGAAALALLLTDPFGGGELPAGWGVRAENEILRAKIAVPEEYQRAEDGAGSALTNVTYYDPSNVFQVFAERVRPDADNEALKPDAAAWKAYYTAGGDSGREIKDADVTTKNAEHQGRKGFETVVDYTEYSASGDDPYRYRWHELVLPGKDGFYLRLRVSMPAEGAAVKDGEELYARVLDHFDLQGKKSA comes from the coding sequence ATGGGCAACGACGGGGGACGGGCGAACGAGCCCACCAGTTACGGACTCCAGCCGCCGGACGCGCGGGGCGCGGCGAACGCGGCACGGGTCGATCAGGCGCACCGCGTACCGCCGCGGGTGGAAGGGGTGCCGACCCCCGTGCGAGCAGGGGGATCCGGGGGTGATCCGGCCGTGGGCCGGGTGCTCGGCGGCCGGTACCGGCTCGTCTCCCGCCTCGGACACGGCGGCATGGGTACGGTCTGGCTCGCGCACGACGAGGTCGTGGACCGCGATGTGGCCGTCAAGGAGCCCCGCGTTCCTGACCACTTGGGGGAGCGTACGCGCGACCTCGTGTATCTGCGGATGCAACGGGAGGCGCGGTCCGCCGCCCGGATCGACCATCCCTCCGTCGTCACGATGCACGACGTGGTGATCGAGGACGCCAAGCCGTGGATCGTGATGGAGCTGGTGCGCGGCCACTCCCTCGGCGACCGGTTGCAGGAGGGCACCCTCGACCCGCGTGAGGCGGCCAGGATCGGGCTCGCCGTCCTCGACGCGCTGACCGCCGCCCACGAACAGGGCGTCCTGCACCGCGACGTCAAGCCCGACAACATCCTGCTGGGGCGCGGGGACCGGGTGGTGCTCAGCGACTTCGGCATCGCGCAGGTCGAGGGCGAACAGGGCCTGACGGAGACGGGATCCTTTGTCGGTTCGCCCGAATTCATAGCTCCTGAGCGGGTGTTGGGGCAGCGTCCGGGCCCGGAGTCGGACCTGTGGTCGCTGGGGGTCGTGCTGTACGCGGCCGTCGAGGGCTTGTCCCCGTACCGCCGCTCCAACACACCGGCCACCCTCCAGGCCGTGCTCTCCGCCGAACCGCAGACACCCGCGCGCGCCTCGGGACCACTGGGCACGCTGGTGATGCGGCTGCTGCGCAAGGACCCGGCGTCGCGCCCGGACCCCGCCGAGATCCGGCAGATCCTCACCGAGGTGTCCCGGCCGCCGGTGGCCGCCGCCCCGCCCCGGGTCCTCGACGGCCCGGCGCCCCCCGCCGTGACGGGTCTCGCGGCCTGGGTGCCGCCCGTCCTGCACCGCAACCGCCCCGCGCGGTACGGCCTCGGCGCCGCCACCGTCGCCGGAGCCGCCGCGCTCGCCCTGCTTCTCACCGACCCCTTCGGCGGCGGCGAGCTGCCGGCGGGGTGGGGGGTCCGCGCGGAGAACGAGATCCTGCGCGCGAAGATCGCCGTACCCGAGGAGTACCAACGTGCGGAGGACGGCGCCGGCAGCGCGCTCACCAACGTGACGTACTACGACCCCAGCAACGTCTTCCAGGTCTTCGCGGAACGCGTGCGCCCCGACGCGGACAACGAGGCCCTGAAACCGGATGCCGCCGCTTGGAAGGCGTACTACACGGCCGGCGGCGACAGCGGCAGGGAGATCAAGGACGCGGACGTCACCACCAAGAACGCCGAACACCAGGGCAGGAAGGGCTTCGAGACGGTCGTCGACTACACCGAGTACAGCGCGTCGGGCGACGACCCGTACCGCTACCGCTGGCACGAACTGGTCCTGCCCGGCAAGGACGGCTTCTACCTGCGGCTGCGGGTGTCGATGCCGGCGGAGGGCGCGGCGGTGAAGGACGGCGAGGAGCTGTACGCGCGTGTCCTGGACCACTTCGACCTCCAGGGGAAGAAGTCCGCCTGA
- the guaA gene encoding glutamine-hydrolyzing GMP synthase — translation MPAAPPAAPDVVLVVDFGAQYAQLIARRVREARVYSEIVPSTMPVAEMLAKRPKAIILSGGPSSVYAEGAPRLDREIFDAGVPVFGMCYGFQLMATALGGTVDNTGAREYGRTPLHVSQTGSTLFEGTPAEQPVWMSHGDACSAAPEGFTVTASTDVVPVAAFENDEKKLYGVQHHPEVMHSTYGQQVLEHFLYRGAGIEPTWTTTNVVDEQVALIRERVGTKRAICGLSGGVDSAVAAALVQKAIGSQLTCVYVDHGLMRQGETEQVEKDFVAATGVQLKVVDAQERFLGALAGVSDPEQKRKIIGREFIRVFEQAQAEIVAEAGAEGEDVAFLVQGTLYPDVVESGGGSGTANIKSHHNVGGLPDDIEFQLIEPLRKLFKDEVRMVGQELGLPDEIVQRQPFPGPGLGIRIVGEVTRERLDLLRAADAIAREELTLAGLDREIWQCPVVLLADVRSVGVQGDGRTYGHPIVLRPVSSEDAMTADWTRMPYDVLAKISTRITNEVADVNRVVLDVTSKPPGTIEWE, via the coding sequence GTGCCCGCAGCACCCCCCGCCGCCCCCGACGTCGTTCTCGTCGTCGACTTCGGCGCGCAGTACGCCCAGCTCATCGCCCGCCGTGTCCGCGAGGCCCGGGTGTACAGCGAGATCGTCCCGTCCACCATGCCGGTGGCCGAGATGCTGGCCAAGAGGCCGAAGGCGATCATCCTCTCCGGCGGCCCGTCCTCCGTGTACGCGGAGGGGGCGCCGCGCCTGGACCGCGAGATCTTCGACGCGGGCGTGCCCGTCTTCGGCATGTGCTACGGCTTCCAGCTGATGGCGACGGCCCTCGGCGGGACCGTCGACAACACGGGGGCGCGTGAGTACGGCCGTACCCCCCTGCACGTCTCCCAGACCGGGTCCACGCTCTTCGAGGGCACCCCCGCCGAGCAGCCGGTCTGGATGTCGCACGGCGACGCCTGTTCCGCCGCCCCCGAGGGCTTCACCGTCACCGCGTCCACGGACGTCGTGCCGGTCGCCGCCTTCGAGAACGACGAGAAGAAGCTCTACGGCGTCCAGCACCACCCCGAGGTCATGCACTCGACGTACGGCCAGCAGGTCCTGGAGCACTTCCTCTACCGGGGCGCCGGCATCGAGCCGACCTGGACCACCACCAACGTCGTGGACGAGCAGGTCGCCCTCATCCGCGAGCGGGTCGGCACCAAGCGCGCCATCTGCGGGCTGTCCGGCGGCGTGGACTCCGCCGTCGCCGCCGCCCTCGTACAGAAGGCGATCGGTTCCCAGCTGACCTGCGTGTACGTCGACCACGGCCTGATGCGCCAGGGCGAGACGGAGCAGGTCGAGAAGGACTTCGTCGCCGCGACCGGCGTCCAGCTCAAGGTGGTCGACGCCCAGGAGCGCTTCCTGGGCGCGCTCGCCGGGGTCTCGGACCCCGAGCAGAAGCGGAAGATCATCGGCCGCGAGTTCATCCGGGTCTTCGAGCAGGCGCAGGCGGAGATCGTCGCGGAGGCGGGCGCCGAGGGCGAGGACGTCGCGTTCCTGGTCCAGGGCACGCTCTACCCGGACGTCGTGGAGTCCGGCGGCGGCAGCGGCACCGCCAACATCAAGTCGCACCACAATGTCGGCGGGCTGCCCGACGACATCGAGTTCCAGCTGATCGAGCCGCTGCGCAAGCTGTTCAAGGACGAGGTACGGATGGTCGGCCAGGAGCTGGGCCTGCCGGACGAGATCGTCCAGCGCCAGCCGTTCCCCGGCCCCGGGCTCGGCATCCGGATCGTCGGCGAGGTCACCAGGGAGCGGCTCGACCTGCTGCGCGCGGCGGACGCCATCGCGCGCGAGGAGCTGACCCTGGCCGGACTCGACCGGGAGATCTGGCAGTGCCCGGTGGTCCTGCTCGCGGACGTGCGCTCGGTGGGCGTGCAGGGGGACGGCCGGACGTACGGACACCCGATCGTGCTGCGGCCCGTCTCGTCCGAGGACGCGATGACCGCCGACTGGACGCGGATGCCGTACGACGTGCTGGCGAAGATCTCCACCCGCATCACCAACGAGGTCGCCGACGTCAACCGCGTGGTCCTCGACGTGACGAGCAAGCCGCCGGGCACCATCGAGTGGGAGTGA
- a CDS encoding TlpA family protein disulfide reductase: MSISRPSPASRTSRIAVLTTLVAVAAALSLSACEAGGPGGGTGTNGAVGADGISTVPKGKRVLPDELKGETLDRKHLDVADSRGQVVVINVWGSWCPPCITEAPHFVEVAKETEGKGVAFIGIDTRDSSRIPALAFQKDLGLPYPSLYDPTGKLILNGFPKGTLNPQTLPSTIFLDRDGKIAARALRGISADTLRKVIEPLLAEK; encoded by the coding sequence ATGAGCATCAGCCGCCCTTCCCCCGCCTCCCGCACCTCCCGTATCGCCGTGCTGACCACCCTGGTCGCCGTTGCCGCCGCCCTGTCCCTGTCGGCCTGTGAGGCCGGCGGCCCCGGCGGTGGCACCGGGACGAACGGCGCGGTCGGCGCCGACGGCATCTCGACGGTCCCGAAGGGGAAGCGGGTCCTCCCCGACGAGCTCAAGGGCGAGACACTCGACCGGAAACACCTCGACGTCGCCGACAGCAGGGGCCAGGTTGTGGTGATCAACGTCTGGGGCTCCTGGTGCCCGCCCTGCATCACCGAGGCGCCCCATTTTGTGGAGGTCGCGAAGGAGACCGAGGGCAAGGGCGTCGCATTTATCGGGATCGACACCCGCGACTCCAGCCGGATTCCCGCCCTCGCCTTCCAGAAGGACCTCGGCCTCCCGTACCCGAGCCTGTACGACCCGACGGGCAAGCTGATACTGAACGGCTTCCCCAAGGGCACCCTCAACCCTCAGACACTGCCCTCCACCATCTTCCTCGACCGCGACGGAAAGATCGCGGCACGCGCACTGCGGGGGATCAGCGCCGACACCCTGCGCAAGGTGATCGAGCCGCTGCTCGCGGAGAAGTGA
- a CDS encoding nitroreductase/quinone reductase family protein yields MSDPNAPVIDEFRAHHGVLGGHFEGKHLLLLHTVGRRSGTERVTPVVYATHHGSILICGTQGGAPDDPQWVANVAAVDEVTIEIGERTLRAKRTVVRPSDPDWPELFGVWADYWPDAHEYQKKTSRKFPIVSLDPIHD; encoded by the coding sequence ATGAGTGATCCCAACGCACCGGTCATCGACGAGTTCCGCGCGCACCACGGAGTGCTGGGCGGTCACTTCGAGGGCAAGCACCTGCTCCTGCTGCACACGGTCGGCAGGAGGAGCGGCACCGAGCGGGTGACGCCCGTGGTGTACGCCACCCACCACGGCAGCATTCTGATCTGCGGCACCCAGGGCGGCGCGCCGGACGACCCGCAGTGGGTGGCCAACGTCGCCGCCGTAGACGAGGTGACGATCGAGATCGGCGAGCGGACGCTCCGGGCGAAGCGCACGGTCGTACGGCCCTCCGATCCGGACTGGCCCGAGCTGTTCGGCGTATGGGCGGACTACTGGCCGGACGCGCACGAGTACCAGAAGAAGACCTCGCGCAAGTTCCCGATCGTGTCCCTGGATCCCATCCACGACTGA
- a CDS encoding chorismate mutase has translation MTLTNPTTPSPESADTTGARTPGAADLIGGAREHVDALDDRIIGLVQERMAVSAAVQRARTTSGGRRIHLSRENEILGRYRAALGRPGTALAMTLLELSRGRV, from the coding sequence ATGACGCTCACGAACCCCACCACTCCCTCCCCCGAGAGCGCGGACACCACCGGCGCAAGGACCCCCGGGGCGGCGGATCTCATCGGCGGCGCGCGGGAGCACGTCGACGCGCTGGACGACCGGATCATCGGCCTGGTCCAGGAACGGATGGCGGTCTCCGCCGCCGTCCAGCGGGCCCGGACGACCTCGGGCGGCCGGCGGATCCACCTGTCCCGCGAGAACGAGATCCTCGGCCGCTACAGGGCCGCGCTGGGCAGGCCGGGTACGGCGCTGGCGATGACGTTGCTGGAACTGAGCCGGGGCCGTGTCTGA
- a CDS encoding DoxX family protein: protein MAHNYRTESYGRIGGIGTGGGGDRPGGLKELATRHALLPLRLFLGITFLYAGIDKLTTSGFFAASGAGSVGEMMHGVRDSAAVPALVDLALKSPSGFGYAIALGELAVGLGTLFGLFGRVAALGGAFISLSLWLTVSWQSTPYYYGNDLAYLMAWLPLVLAGTPTFSLDAVLADRRRRMR, encoded by the coding sequence ATGGCACACAACTACCGGACAGAGAGCTACGGACGGATCGGCGGCATCGGCACGGGAGGCGGCGGTGACCGGCCGGGCGGCCTGAAGGAGCTGGCGACGCGCCACGCGCTGCTGCCCCTGAGGCTCTTCCTGGGCATCACCTTCCTCTACGCGGGCATCGACAAGCTCACCACCAGCGGCTTCTTCGCGGCGTCCGGGGCCGGTTCGGTCGGCGAGATGATGCACGGGGTACGGGACAGCGCGGCCGTACCGGCACTGGTCGACCTCGCCCTCAAGAGCCCCTCGGGATTCGGGTACGCGATCGCCCTCGGTGAACTCGCCGTGGGCCTGGGCACGCTGTTCGGCCTGTTCGGGCGGGTCGCCGCGCTCGGCGGTGCGTTCATCTCGCTGAGCCTGTGGCTGACCGTCAGCTGGCAGAGCACCCCGTACTACTACGGCAACGACCTCGCCTACCTCATGGCCTGGCTGCCGCTCGTGCTCGCCGGCACGCCCACCTTCTCGCTGGACGCCGTCCTCGCCGACCGCCGGCGCCGCATGCGGTAG
- a CDS encoding succinic semialdehyde dehydrogenase — translation MTDSQATAAALGTNPVAPAPAGARTAADVVTPEVIAQLTHGVVGSGWTAGHTPFTGEKLADLPASTPEDVATAFARAREAQPLWAALPVRRRAAVLLRFHDLVLERQAEVLDLIQLETGKARLHAHEEVQGLAVEARHYGRNAVSYLRPRRHTGVVPALTKVTELRQPRGVVGQIAPWNYPLELSAGDALPAFAAGNAVVMKPDTETALTALWARDLLIEAGLPAGVFQVVLGEGPVVGPEIVKHADYVSFTGSTRTGREVARGAADRLIGASLELGGKNAMLVLRDADVEKAAAGAIRACFSSAGQLCISIERLYVHESIADAFLERFAARTKAMRLGNSLAYGADMGSLAGESQLHTVTRHVEEAVAKGARLVAGGVARPDVGPYFYEPTILDGVEAPMTVCAEETFGPVVSVYRFGDEDEVIGLANSTAYGLNASVWTKDARRGHEVAARLRTGTVNINEGYASAYGSVRAPMGGMKDSGLGRRHGSEGILKFTEAQTVAQQRLLSLGPSFGMDDEKYAALMTRSLRLMKAFRLR, via the coding sequence ATGACCGACTCGCAGGCCACCGCCGCCGCTCTCGGGACCAACCCCGTCGCCCCCGCCCCGGCCGGTGCGCGTACCGCCGCCGATGTGGTGACGCCCGAGGTGATCGCCCAGTTGACGCACGGTGTGGTCGGGTCCGGGTGGACCGCGGGGCACACTCCGTTCACCGGGGAGAAGCTGGCCGACCTGCCCGCGTCCACGCCCGAGGACGTCGCGACCGCCTTCGCGCGTGCCCGGGAAGCGCAGCCGCTCTGGGCCGCGCTTCCCGTGCGGCGGCGGGCCGCCGTGCTGCTCCGGTTCCACGACCTGGTGCTGGAGCGGCAGGCCGAGGTGCTCGACCTCATCCAGCTGGAGACCGGAAAGGCGCGGCTGCACGCGCACGAGGAAGTTCAGGGGCTGGCCGTGGAGGCCCGGCACTACGGGCGCAACGCCGTGTCCTATCTGCGGCCCCGGCGCCACACCGGGGTCGTACCGGCCCTGACGAAGGTCACCGAACTGCGCCAGCCTCGGGGGGTCGTGGGGCAGATCGCGCCCTGGAATTATCCGCTGGAGCTGTCGGCCGGGGACGCGCTGCCCGCGTTCGCCGCCGGGAACGCCGTGGTGATGAAGCCCGACACCGAGACCGCGCTCACCGCCCTGTGGGCCCGTGACCTGTTGATCGAGGCCGGGCTGCCGGCCGGTGTTTTCCAGGTTGTTCTGGGCGAGGGCCCGGTTGTCGGACCCGAGATCGTCAAGCACGCCGACTACGTCTCGTTCACCGGCTCGACCCGTACCGGCCGCGAGGTCGCCAGGGGCGCCGCCGACCGGCTCATCGGCGCCTCGCTGGAGCTGGGCGGCAAGAACGCCATGCTGGTCCTGCGGGACGCCGACGTCGAGAAGGCCGCGGCGGGCGCGATCCGGGCCTGCTTCTCCTCCGCCGGCCAACTCTGCATCTCCATCGAGCGGTTGTACGTGCACGAGTCGATCGCCGACGCCTTCCTGGAGCGGTTCGCCGCCCGGACGAAGGCCATGCGGCTCGGCAACTCCCTCGCGTACGGCGCCGACATGGGCTCGCTCGCCGGGGAGAGCCAGCTCCACACGGTCACCCGGCATGTCGAGGAGGCCGTCGCCAAGGGCGCCAGGCTCGTCGCGGGCGGGGTGGCCAGGCCCGACGTCGGACCGTACTTCTACGAGCCCACCATCCTCGACGGCGTCGAGGCGCCCATGACGGTGTGCGCGGAGGAGACGTTCGGACCGGTGGTCTCCGTCTACCGCTTCGGCGACGAGGACGAGGTGATCGGACTCGCCAACTCCACGGCGTACGGCCTCAACGCGAGCGTCTGGACGAAGGACGCCCGCCGGGGGCACGAGGTCGCGGCGCGGCTGCGGACGGGCACGGTCAACATCAACGAGGGCTACGCGTCGGCGTACGGGAGCGTCCGGGCGCCCATGGGCGGCATGAAGGACTCGGGGCTCGGCCGGCGGCACGGCTCGGAGGGCATCCTCAAGTTCACCGAGGCGCAGACGGTCGCGCAGCAGCGACTCCTGTCGCTGGGACCGTCGTTCGGGATGGACGACGAGAAGTACGCGGCGCTCATGACCCGGAGCCTGCGGCTGATGAAGGCGTTCCGCCTGCGTTGA
- a CDS encoding PspC domain-containing protein, with protein MPAAPPRSAPPSYPRAPAPEDQPTRKLYRSADGRLLGGVARGLAGHMGLPVVWVRLVFLGLFFAQGLGVLLYAVFWIVVPLGVGGTATEPRSLFETSPDGRRRLRKPDKGQVFALVALVIGAGVFIGNVNLGRNHADRYIWPTLLIGAGVVLVWRQADNARRARWTEVGRRRRLLQLARGFAGVALVGLGLAVFMVVRGAAAQLGNVLTGAIAVVAGVALLLGPWLVRMTQDLSEERLMRIRAQERAEVAAHVHDSVLHTLTLIQRNADEPGEVRRLARAQERELRAWLYNPEGTGKEEADEPATLADAVKRTAAEVEDYHGVPIEVVVVGDCPLDDRLAAQMQAAREAMVNAAKYGGDGGAVQVFAEVDGRTVFLSVRDRGPGFDLDAVPDDRMGVRESIIGRMQRHGGTARLRAVPDGGTEVELEMERAD; from the coding sequence ATGCCGGCCGCCCCGCCCCGCTCAGCCCCGCCCTCGTATCCCCGCGCCCCCGCGCCGGAGGACCAGCCGACGCGCAAGCTCTACCGCAGCGCCGACGGCCGACTCCTCGGCGGGGTGGCCCGCGGGCTCGCCGGGCACATGGGGCTGCCGGTCGTGTGGGTACGGCTCGTCTTCCTCGGCCTCTTCTTCGCCCAGGGACTCGGCGTGCTGCTCTACGCGGTCTTCTGGATCGTCGTCCCGCTCGGCGTCGGCGGTACGGCGACCGAACCGCGCTCGCTCTTCGAGACCAGCCCCGACGGCCGGCGGCGGCTGCGCAAGCCCGACAAGGGGCAGGTCTTCGCGCTGGTCGCGCTGGTCATAGGCGCCGGGGTGTTCATCGGCAACGTCAACCTGGGCCGCAACCACGCCGACCGCTACATCTGGCCCACCCTGCTGATCGGCGCGGGCGTCGTCCTGGTCTGGCGCCAGGCCGACAACGCGCGCCGGGCGCGCTGGACCGAGGTCGGCCGCCGCCGCAGGCTGCTGCAACTGGCGCGCGGCTTCGCGGGCGTGGCCCTGGTCGGCCTCGGGCTGGCCGTCTTCATGGTGGTCAGGGGCGCGGCGGCCCAGCTCGGCAACGTCCTGACCGGCGCGATCGCCGTCGTGGCCGGGGTCGCGCTGCTCCTCGGGCCCTGGCTGGTCCGGATGACCCAGGACCTGTCCGAGGAACGGCTGATGAGGATCCGCGCCCAGGAGCGCGCCGAGGTCGCCGCACACGTGCACGACTCCGTCCTGCACACCCTCACGCTGATCCAGCGCAACGCGGACGAGCCCGGCGAGGTCCGCAGGCTCGCCCGCGCCCAGGAACGCGAGCTGCGCGCCTGGCTCTACAACCCGGAGGGCACGGGCAAGGAGGAGGCGGACGAACCGGCCACCCTCGCCGACGCGGTGAAGCGGACGGCGGCGGAGGTCGAGGACTACCACGGGGTCCCGATCGAGGTGGTCGTCGTCGGCGACTGCCCGCTGGACGACCGGCTGGCCGCGCAGATGCAGGCCGCGCGCGAGGCCATGGTCAACGCCGCCAAGTACGGGGGCGACGGCGGGGCGGTGCAGGTCTTCGCGGAGGTGGACGGGCGTACGGTCTTCCTCTCCGTACGGGACCGGGGGCCCGGGTTCGACCTGGACGCGGTGCCGGACGACCGGATGGGGGTACGGGAGTCGATCATCGGGCGGATGCAGCGGCACGGGGGGACGGCGCGGCTGCGGGCGGTACCGGACGGGGGCACGGAGGTCGAGCTGGAGATGGAGCGGGCGGACTGA
- a CDS encoding cupin domain-containing protein, with translation MTDNSPLVALLGLEKHVEGGWFKETWRTTGSATPDGYPGPRAHATGIYFLLHPGERSRRHRVRSDEVWLWHRGGPLRLYIGGTQDDPSGAEEHLLGPDVEKGERPQLLVPAGAWQSAEPAGDEPVLVTCVVAPGFDFADFTMDPADLPPSEG, from the coding sequence ATGACTGACAACTCACCGCTGGTCGCCCTGCTCGGTCTGGAGAAGCACGTGGAGGGCGGCTGGTTCAAAGAGACCTGGCGGACCACCGGGTCGGCCACCCCCGACGGCTATCCGGGACCGCGCGCCCACGCCACCGGCATCTACTTCCTGCTGCACCCCGGCGAGCGGTCGCGCCGCCACCGGGTGCGCTCGGACGAGGTCTGGCTGTGGCACCGGGGCGGGCCGCTGCGGCTCTACATCGGCGGTACGCAGGACGATCCGTCGGGCGCCGAGGAGCACCTGCTCGGGCCGGACGTGGAGAAGGGCGAGCGGCCTCAGCTGCTGGTGCCGGCCGGGGCGTGGCAGTCGGCCGAGCCGGCCGGGGACGAGCCCGTGCTGGTCACGTGTGTGGTCGCGCCGGGCTTCGACTTCGCCGACTTCACGATGGACCCGGCGGACCTGCCGCCGTCCGAGGGCTGA